One window of Falco peregrinus isolate bFalPer1 chromosome 17, bFalPer1.pri, whole genome shotgun sequence genomic DNA carries:
- the EGR3 gene encoding early growth response protein 3 isoform X1, with amino-acid sequence MTGKLLEKLPGTMNTLMNQLPDNLYPEEIPNSLNIFSSSSDSVAHYNQMAADNVMDIGLANEKAGQELSSYSGTFQPAPGNKTGNKTVTYLGKFAFDSPSNWCQDNIISLMSAGILGVPPSSGALTSTQSSAGSMGPPQGEVDQMYPALPPYSSCSDLYPEPVSFHDPQSNPGLTYSPQDYQAAKPALDSNLFPMIPDYNLYHHPNDMGTITEHKPFQSLDPIRVNPPPITPLETIKAFKDKQIHPGFGGLPQPPLTLKPIRPRKYPNRPSKTPLHERPHACPAEGCDRRFSRSDELTRHLRIHTGHKPFQCRICMRSFSRSDHLTTHIRTHTGEKPFACEFCGRKFARSDERKRHAKIHLKQKEKKAEKGSAGQPPTAPPAAAAAAATSPPVALAPAVTTCA; translated from the exons ATGACAGGCAAACTACTGGAGAAGCTGCCGGGGACCATGAACACTTTGATGAACCAATTGCCTGACAATCTGTACCCAGAGGAGATCCCCAACTCTTTGAAtatcttctccagcagcagcgaCTCGGTGGCTCACTACAACCAGATGGCTGCAg ATAATGTTATGGACATTGGCTTAGCGAACGAAAAGGCCGGCCAGGAACTGTCATCCTATTCGGGCACTTTTCAACCGGCCCCGGGCAACAAGACTGGCAACAAGACTGTCACCTACCTGGGGAAATTCGCTTTCGACTCGCCCTCCAACTGGTGCCAGGACAACATCATCAGCCTGATGAGCGCGGGCATCCTGGGGGTACCACCGTCCTCGGGTGCGCTCACCAGCACGCAGAGCTCAGCGGGCAGCATGGGCCCGCCGCAGGGCGAGGTGGACCAGATGTACCCCGCGCTGCCACCCTACTCCTCCTGCAGTGACCTCTACCCAGAGCCCGTCTCCTTCCACGACCCCCAGAGCAACCCCGGCCTCACCTACTCCCCCCAGGATTACCAGGCGGCCAAGCCCGCCTTGGACAGCAACCTCTTCCCCATGATCCCAGACTATAACCTCTACCACCATCCCAATGACATGGGCACCATCACGGAGCACAAACCCTTCCAGAGCTTGGACCCCATCCGCGTCAACCCGCCCCCCATCACCCCACTGGAGACCATCAAGGCCTTCAAGGACAAGCAGATCCACCCGGGTTTCGGGGGGCTGCCGCAGCCGCCACTCACCCTCAAGCCCATCCGACCCCGCAAGTATCCCAACCGGCCCAGCAAGACGCCACTCCACGAGCGGCCCCACGCCTGCCCTGCCGAGGGTTGTGACCGCCGCTTCTCCCGCTCCGACGAGCTCACCCGCCATCTCCGCATCCACACAGGCCACAAGCCCTTCCAGTGCCGCATCTGCATGCGGAGCTTCAGCCGCAGCGACCACCTCACCACCCACATCCGCACCCACACCGGCGAGAAACCCTTTGCCTGCGAGTTCTGTGGCCGCAAGTTCGCCCGCTCCGACGAGCGCAAGCGGCACGCCAAGATCCACCTCaagcagaaggagaagaaggCCGAGAAGGGTTCGGCCGGGCAGCCCCCCACCGCACCccctgccgctgctgccgccgccgccacctCACCACCCGTTGCCCTCGCCCCTGCCGTCACCACGTGCGCTTGA
- the EGR3 gene encoding early growth response protein 3 isoform X2 produces the protein MDIGLANEKAGQELSSYSGTFQPAPGNKTGNKTVTYLGKFAFDSPSNWCQDNIISLMSAGILGVPPSSGALTSTQSSAGSMGPPQGEVDQMYPALPPYSSCSDLYPEPVSFHDPQSNPGLTYSPQDYQAAKPALDSNLFPMIPDYNLYHHPNDMGTITEHKPFQSLDPIRVNPPPITPLETIKAFKDKQIHPGFGGLPQPPLTLKPIRPRKYPNRPSKTPLHERPHACPAEGCDRRFSRSDELTRHLRIHTGHKPFQCRICMRSFSRSDHLTTHIRTHTGEKPFACEFCGRKFARSDERKRHAKIHLKQKEKKAEKGSAGQPPTAPPAAAAAAATSPPVALAPAVTTCA, from the coding sequence ATGGACATTGGCTTAGCGAACGAAAAGGCCGGCCAGGAACTGTCATCCTATTCGGGCACTTTTCAACCGGCCCCGGGCAACAAGACTGGCAACAAGACTGTCACCTACCTGGGGAAATTCGCTTTCGACTCGCCCTCCAACTGGTGCCAGGACAACATCATCAGCCTGATGAGCGCGGGCATCCTGGGGGTACCACCGTCCTCGGGTGCGCTCACCAGCACGCAGAGCTCAGCGGGCAGCATGGGCCCGCCGCAGGGCGAGGTGGACCAGATGTACCCCGCGCTGCCACCCTACTCCTCCTGCAGTGACCTCTACCCAGAGCCCGTCTCCTTCCACGACCCCCAGAGCAACCCCGGCCTCACCTACTCCCCCCAGGATTACCAGGCGGCCAAGCCCGCCTTGGACAGCAACCTCTTCCCCATGATCCCAGACTATAACCTCTACCACCATCCCAATGACATGGGCACCATCACGGAGCACAAACCCTTCCAGAGCTTGGACCCCATCCGCGTCAACCCGCCCCCCATCACCCCACTGGAGACCATCAAGGCCTTCAAGGACAAGCAGATCCACCCGGGTTTCGGGGGGCTGCCGCAGCCGCCACTCACCCTCAAGCCCATCCGACCCCGCAAGTATCCCAACCGGCCCAGCAAGACGCCACTCCACGAGCGGCCCCACGCCTGCCCTGCCGAGGGTTGTGACCGCCGCTTCTCCCGCTCCGACGAGCTCACCCGCCATCTCCGCATCCACACAGGCCACAAGCCCTTCCAGTGCCGCATCTGCATGCGGAGCTTCAGCCGCAGCGACCACCTCACCACCCACATCCGCACCCACACCGGCGAGAAACCCTTTGCCTGCGAGTTCTGTGGCCGCAAGTTCGCCCGCTCCGACGAGCGCAAGCGGCACGCCAAGATCCACCTCaagcagaaggagaagaaggCCGAGAAGGGTTCGGCCGGGCAGCCCCCCACCGCACCccctgccgctgctgccgccgccgccacctCACCACCCGTTGCCCTCGCCCCTGCCGTCACCACGTGCGCTTGA